One genomic region from Prochlorococcus marinus CUG1433 encodes:
- a CDS encoding FkbM family methyltransferase has protein sequence MSISSITCKNDLLRHFICTESPLFFDIGANKGQSSKNFRSLFSNSKLYLFEPDPLLSEKLQKEFSDCNSKVQNFAISNNQNERNFKCYSNSEANSFYDLDKKGYYFSRDYVKQREFTVQCKTIDNIVSEESIENIDFLKIDTQGHSFEVLEGAKETLFHKKVQYLQVEVNISGFYEKNESLSKILTFLENLDYELYTFIHGDSEQIGHFFFDFNNGSICSLDLFIKRKD, from the coding sequence ATGTCCATATCATCTATAACTTGTAAGAATGATCTTCTAAGACATTTTATATGTACTGAATCACCATTATTTTTTGATATTGGTGCAAACAAAGGTCAATCTTCAAAAAATTTTCGATCTTTATTTTCTAATTCAAAACTTTATTTATTTGAGCCAGATCCATTATTATCAGAAAAATTACAAAAAGAATTCTCAGATTGCAATAGCAAAGTTCAAAATTTTGCGATTTCAAATAATCAAAACGAGAGGAATTTTAAATGCTATTCCAATTCTGAAGCAAATTCATTCTATGATCTGGATAAAAAAGGTTATTATTTTTCAAGGGATTATGTGAAGCAGAGAGAATTTACTGTTCAGTGCAAAACTATTGATAATATCGTATCTGAAGAATCTATTGAAAATATTGATTTCTTGAAAATTGATACTCAAGGTCATTCTTTTGAAGTCTTGGAGGGTGCAAAAGAAACACTTTTTCACAAAAAAGTGCAGTATCTGCAGGTTGAGGTTAATATTTCAGGATTTTATGAAAAGAATGAATCTTTAAGCAAAATATTAACTTTTTTAGAGAATTTAGATTATGAACTTTATACATTTATTCATGGAGATTCAGAGCAAATTGGTCACTTCTTTTTTGATTTTAATAATGGCTCCATATGTTCATTAGATTTATTTATAAAGAGAAAGGATTAA
- a CDS encoding helix-turn-helix domain-containing protein, with translation MFLTLKEVSKLIGLSVSTINRVVKKRDLTSKVKISLKRMIFIKNEIEEWINAR, from the coding sequence ATCTTTTTAACATTAAAAGAGGTTTCAAAATTAATTGGACTATCAGTATCAACGATCAATCGCGTGGTCAAAAAAAGAGACTTAACCTCAAAAGTAAAAATATCGCTAAAAAGAATGATTTTTATAAAAAACGAAATAGAAGAATGGATAAATGCAAGATGA
- a CDS encoding ABC transporter ATP-binding protein — translation MRNSFENEMPHINFKDVSFSYPAKKENLIYNCSFSINTPGFWMIVGENGSGKSTLLKLINGIIEPKKGIINCNANIGMVFQNPDHQILMPNCRSELLININQNIDDYEINRKIKYVLDQVGLNGFEKRPVHTLSGGQKQRLTIACALISDRNFILLDEPTALLDQFSQLKVLKTIKNLTSDTEKPLTVLWITHRYEELTYADAVAELKNGFLSNWQIPSKFKYN, via the coding sequence ATAAGAAATTCTTTCGAAAATGAAATGCCTCATATTAATTTCAAAGATGTCTCTTTTTCATATCCTGCAAAAAAAGAAAATTTAATATATAACTGTAGTTTCTCAATAAATACTCCAGGTTTCTGGATGATTGTTGGTGAAAATGGAAGTGGTAAAAGTACGCTTTTAAAATTAATTAATGGAATAATTGAACCTAAAAAAGGAATTATTAATTGTAACGCAAATATTGGCATGGTATTTCAAAATCCTGATCATCAAATATTGATGCCAAATTGCAGGAGCGAACTTTTAATTAACATTAATCAAAATATAGATGATTATGAAATTAATAGAAAAATAAAATATGTTCTTGACCAGGTTGGATTGAATGGTTTTGAAAAAAGGCCTGTGCATACTTTAAGTGGTGGTCAAAAACAACGATTAACAATTGCGTGCGCTCTTATTAGTGACAGAAATTTTATTCTTTTAGATGAGCCTACTGCTTTGTTAGATCAATTTAGCCAATTAAAAGTTTTAAAAACCATTAAAAATCTGACAAGTGACACTGAAAAACCTTTAACCGTTTTGTGGATAACACACCGTTATGAAGAATTAACTTACGCTGATGCAGTAGCAGAATTGAAAAATGGTTTTTTATCTAATTGGCAAATACCATCTAAATTTAAATATAATTAA
- the cysK gene encoding cysteine synthase A, translating to MEIANDITSLVGNTPLVKLNRIRGHFNCYPEIIAKLESFNPSASVKDRIAYSMLCKAEEERLITPDKTTLIEATSGNTGIALAMVAAAKGYKLILTMPDTMSIERRAMLRAYGAELQLTPGKEGMKGALDLANELSKSIANSYQFNQFENFANPDIHERTTAQEIWAQSNNNLDGLVTGVGTGGTITGCARFLKKVNPNCKIFAVEPKKSAVISGEKAGSHSIQGIGAGFVPKVLNTKLIDEIIKIDDDEAFYYGRLLARLEGLLSGISSGAALAATIKIGKRKELMNKRLIVILPSFGERYLSTAMFESNTSIQARKDGYL from the coding sequence ATGGAAATAGCAAATGATATAACTTCTCTCGTAGGAAATACCCCATTAGTCAAATTAAATCGGATCAGAGGGCATTTTAATTGTTATCCAGAAATAATTGCAAAACTTGAAAGCTTCAATCCATCAGCTTCCGTTAAAGATCGCATTGCTTATTCAATGTTATGTAAAGCTGAAGAAGAGAGATTAATAACGCCAGATAAAACAACATTAATTGAAGCGACAAGTGGAAATACTGGCATTGCATTAGCAATGGTTGCTGCAGCAAAGGGGTATAAATTGATATTAACAATGCCTGATACGATGAGTATTGAAAGAAGGGCTATGTTAAGAGCCTATGGAGCTGAATTACAGCTCACACCGGGAAAAGAAGGCATGAAAGGAGCTTTAGATTTAGCTAATGAGTTATCTAAAAGCATTGCCAATAGCTATCAATTTAATCAATTTGAAAACTTCGCTAATCCCGATATTCATGAAAGAACAACAGCTCAAGAAATATGGGCCCAATCCAATAATAATTTAGATGGACTTGTTACAGGAGTAGGCACAGGGGGGACAATCACTGGATGCGCACGTTTTTTGAAAAAAGTTAATCCAAATTGCAAAATTTTTGCTGTGGAACCCAAAAAAAGCGCTGTAATTTCTGGAGAAAAGGCAGGATCTCATTCGATTCAAGGAATAGGTGCAGGTTTCGTGCCAAAAGTACTTAATACTAAATTAATTGATGAAATTATAAAAATAGATGACGATGAAGCATTTTATTATGGGCGTTTATTAGCTCGATTAGAAGGTCTTTTATCTGGCATCAGCAGCGGAGCAGCTTTAGCAGCAACTATAAAAATTGGTAAAAGAAAAGAACTAATGAATAAAAGATTAATAGTAATTCTTCCAAGTTTTGGTGAAAGATATTTATCAACAGCAATGTTTGAATCGAATACCTCTATTCAAGCCAGAAAAGACGGTTATCTTTAA
- a CDS encoding DnaJ domain-containing protein, translated as MKKNLYEELGLKKNATKSEIKSSYRSLVKQHHPDAGGEKERFLAIQNAWETLNDPIKKEQYDRNSFSSNSSFNSLDDNWEEKVNSKKYNSSIKDKEVEIWIKEIYTPINRLISQVIKPLNNEIKELSADPYDDQLMENFCNYINISQTKIEKVEKIYNKRLIPKSISALGLDLYHCFSQVKDALSEFDRYTQGYVDDYLFDGREMIKEAKRIQSKMSLEKKNKNF; from the coding sequence ATGAAAAAAAATTTATATGAAGAATTAGGGCTTAAAAAAAATGCAACCAAAAGTGAAATTAAATCTTCATATCGTTCCTTAGTTAAGCAACATCATCCAGATGCAGGTGGAGAAAAAGAACGATTTCTTGCCATACAAAATGCCTGGGAGACCTTAAACGACCCAATAAAAAAAGAACAATATGATAGAAATTCTTTTTCTTCCAATTCATCATTTAATTCTTTAGATGATAACTGGGAGGAAAAAGTTAATTCAAAAAAATATAATTCGTCAATTAAAGATAAAGAAGTTGAAATATGGATTAAAGAAATTTACACGCCAATCAATAGATTAATTAGCCAAGTAATTAAACCTTTGAATAACGAAATAAAAGAACTATCTGCGGATCCATATGATGACCAACTAATGGAAAATTTTTGCAACTACATAAATATTTCGCAAACTAAGATTGAAAAAGTTGAAAAAATTTATAACAAAAGATTAATTCCAAAATCTATTTCAGCTTTAGGCCTCGATCTATATCATTGTTTTTCACAAGTAAAAGATGCTTTATCTGAATTTGATAGATATACCCAAGGATACGTAGATGATTACTTATTTGATGGTAGAGAAATGATTAAAGAAGCAAAAAGAATCCAATCAAAGATGTCTTTAGAAAAAAAAAATAAAAACTTTTAA
- a CDS encoding NAD(P)H-quinone oxidoreductase subunit O, whose protein sequence is MTDSIQKKPLKKGSLVFVDKDNYFKSIEALASDYDLPNYVFEGPGEILAVKDEYAQVRWSRPVPDVWLKLDQLKEYVQ, encoded by the coding sequence ATGACAGATTCTATTCAAAAGAAACCTCTCAAGAAAGGTAGCTTAGTTTTTGTCGATAAAGATAATTATTTTAAAAGTATAGAAGCGTTAGCTAGTGATTATGATTTACCTAATTATGTCTTTGAAGGTCCTGGAGAGATTCTTGCCGTTAAAGACGAATATGCTCAAGTTAGATGGAGCAGACCTGTTCCAGATGTGTGGTTGAAATTAGACCAACTTAAAGAATACGTTCAATAG
- a CDS encoding TIGR01777 family oxidoreductase, producing MRLLLLGCTGFVGRELVPTLLNENHEIYIVSRRPISKLQLDLAFNKFKFFQINLSKEQNWNNENLLNILRETDGIINLMGEPIAEKKWTSAQKQEIENSRINTTKFMMKTLKNFKINPKVIINGSAIGYYGTSLSDEFTENSIGGSDFLANLCKEWEAVAFEKPFFSRLVIFRIGIVIEADGGALGKMLPIFKVGLGGPIGDGMQWMSWIHRRDLCALIAQALVDKKYSGVINAVAPKPVLMKDFSQTLGKCLNRPNLLPVPGAVLKILLGDGAKVVLEGQKVKSNKLKNYNFKYPLLEKAIYASTKK from the coding sequence ATGCGTCTTTTATTACTCGGCTGCACTGGTTTTGTAGGTAGAGAATTAGTGCCAACACTACTCAATGAAAATCACGAGATATACATTGTAAGTAGAAGACCTATAAGTAAATTACAACTTGATTTAGCTTTCAATAAATTTAAATTTTTTCAAATAAACTTATCCAAAGAACAAAACTGGAATAACGAAAATCTTCTAAACATATTAAGAGAAACAGATGGAATTATTAATTTAATGGGAGAACCCATAGCAGAAAAAAAATGGACTTCAGCTCAAAAGCAAGAGATTGAAAATAGTCGTATTAACACCACAAAATTTATGATGAAGACTCTTAAAAATTTTAAAATAAATCCAAAAGTCATTATTAATGGATCAGCAATAGGTTATTACGGCACAAGTTTATCTGATGAATTCACTGAAAATAGTATTGGAGGAAGTGACTTTCTAGCTAATCTTTGCAAAGAATGGGAAGCGGTAGCTTTTGAAAAACCATTTTTCTCAAGATTAGTAATTTTTAGAATTGGAATTGTTATAGAGGCAGATGGAGGAGCGTTAGGGAAAATGCTCCCTATTTTTAAAGTTGGATTAGGTGGACCAATTGGAGATGGAATGCAATGGATGAGTTGGATTCATAGAAGGGATTTATGTGCATTAATAGCTCAAGCATTGGTTGATAAAAAGTACTCGGGAGTAATTAATGCTGTTGCACCAAAGCCAGTACTAATGAAGGACTTTTCTCAGACTTTAGGAAAATGTCTAAATAGGCCTAATTTACTTCCAGTGCCCGGAGCAGTTCTAAAAATATTGTTGGGAGATGGAGCAAAAGTTGTATTAGAGGGACAAAAAGTAAAAAGCAATAAACTCAAAAATTATAATTTCAAATATCCTCTTCTCGAGAAAGCAATTTACGCTTCCACCAAGAAGTAA
- a CDS encoding iron-sulfur cluster assembly accessory protein encodes MENVEVKQEIKNSDDGKGILITNDAIEQISNLLKDQSNKKALRVGVRSGGCSGMSYTMDFIGTNEINHDDKVYDYSLKADQSFQVVCDPKSLLYIYGMQLDFSKELIGGGFNFVNPNASQTCGCGSSFAV; translated from the coding sequence ATGGAAAATGTAGAAGTTAAACAGGAAATTAAAAATTCTGATGATGGCAAAGGTATTTTAATTACAAATGATGCTATAGAACAAATTTCAAATTTATTGAAGGACCAAAGTAATAAAAAAGCACTAAGGGTAGGGGTAAGATCAGGTGGTTGTAGTGGGATGAGTTATACGATGGATTTTATAGGAACTAATGAAATAAATCACGATGATAAAGTTTATGATTATTCATTAAAAGCTGATCAAAGCTTTCAAGTAGTATGTGATCCTAAAAGTCTCTTATATATTTATGGAATGCAATTAGATTTTAGTAAGGAATTAATTGGTGGTGGCTTTAATTTTGTAAATCCAAATGCTTCTCAAACTTGCGGTTGTGGAAGCTCCTTTGCGGTTTAA
- the zds gene encoding 9,9'-di-cis-zeta-carotene desaturase, whose protein sequence is MKIAIVGSGLAGLTAAVNLVDEGHEVEIYESRSFWGGKVGSWEDKDGNHIEMGLHVFFYNYANLFKLMKKVGALDNLLPKDHTHLFINNGGDLKSLDFRFPLGAPFNGLKAFFTTEQLTWVDKFRNALALGTSPIVRGLIDYEGAMKIIRDLDKISFKEWFLNHGGSEKSLERMWDPIAYALGFINCKDISARCMLTIFMMFASKTEASKLNLLKGSPHKWLTQPIVDYIISKGAKIHLNHKVEEIIYEQESSSYSVNQLKISSPEGIKAVFADKFLAACDVPGIKKIIPKEWYQFKEFEGLKKLRAVAVATIQLRYDGWVTELQKNNTGNEPIGLDNLLYSADASFSCFADLALASPADYRKKDMGSLLQCVLTPGDRWMGRSTERITKEIDKEVRRLFPSSKNLKLLWSNVVQIPQSLYREAPGMEPFRPDQKTSISNFFMAGSYTKQDYIDSMEGATMSGHLAAAAILEKKAELAKNLAVS, encoded by the coding sequence GTGAAAATTGCAATAGTTGGTTCTGGATTAGCTGGTCTTACAGCAGCAGTCAATTTAGTTGATGAAGGCCACGAAGTAGAAATTTACGAGAGCAGGTCATTTTGGGGAGGTAAAGTCGGAAGTTGGGAAGATAAAGATGGAAACCACATAGAAATGGGTTTACATGTATTTTTTTACAATTATGCGAATCTCTTTAAATTAATGAAAAAAGTGGGAGCCTTAGACAATTTACTCCCGAAAGATCATACTCATCTATTTATCAATAATGGTGGTGATTTAAAATCTTTAGACTTCAGATTCCCTTTAGGTGCTCCATTTAATGGACTAAAAGCTTTTTTTACCACCGAACAACTTACTTGGGTAGATAAGTTTAGAAATGCCTTAGCTTTAGGGACAAGCCCAATAGTTAGAGGATTGATAGACTATGAAGGTGCAATGAAAATAATTAGAGATCTAGATAAAATTAGTTTTAAAGAGTGGTTTTTAAACCATGGTGGAAGTGAAAAAAGCTTAGAAAGAATGTGGGACCCTATCGCATATGCTTTAGGTTTTATTAATTGCAAAGACATTTCAGCAAGATGCATGCTAACTATATTTATGATGTTTGCTTCAAAAACAGAAGCCTCAAAACTTAACCTTTTAAAAGGTTCTCCGCATAAGTGGTTAACACAACCTATTGTCGACTACATCATAAGCAAAGGTGCAAAAATCCATCTTAACCATAAGGTAGAGGAAATCATTTATGAACAGGAATCTTCCTCTTATTCAGTAAATCAATTAAAAATATCTTCTCCTGAAGGAATTAAGGCAGTCTTTGCAGATAAATTTCTAGCTGCATGTGATGTTCCTGGAATAAAAAAAATAATTCCAAAAGAATGGTATCAATTTAAAGAATTTGAAGGATTAAAAAAACTTAGAGCTGTAGCTGTTGCCACAATCCAATTAAGATATGACGGTTGGGTTACTGAATTACAAAAAAATAATACTGGAAACGAACCAATTGGTCTAGATAACCTTCTTTATTCTGCTGATGCCTCTTTCAGTTGTTTTGCTGATTTAGCACTAGCAAGTCCAGCAGACTATAGAAAAAAAGATATGGGATCGCTTCTCCAATGTGTTTTAACTCCTGGCGATAGATGGATGGGAAGATCCACAGAAAGAATTACAAAAGAAATAGATAAAGAGGTGCGCCGTCTATTCCCATCCTCAAAAAACCTTAAATTGCTTTGGAGTAACGTGGTACAAATTCCACAATCACTCTACAGAGAAGCTCCCGGTATGGAACCTTTCAGACCCGACCAAAAAACATCAATATCTAATTTCTTTATGGCTGGTAGTTATACAAAACAAGATTATATAGACTCTATGGAGGGAGCTACAATGAGTGGTCATTTAGCTGCTGCCGCAATTTTAGAGAAGAAAGCCGAATTAGCAAAAAATCTTGCAGTAAGTTAA
- a CDS encoding SRPBCC family protein yields MGTWLKHNVITVVNAPLENVWDTWSDLDSMSLWMSWIESVKTVNEETNTLPDLTEWTLAANGFRFKWKAQITERVEKSKLKWKSIGGLPTEGSVVFESKTDQITAVNLAITYELPKMIARFMEENILGKMVTNELQANIDRFKDLVEKNYTKNFSN; encoded by the coding sequence ATGGGTACTTGGCTAAAACATAACGTAATAACAGTTGTTAATGCGCCTCTTGAAAATGTATGGGATACATGGAGCGATTTAGACTCAATGTCACTTTGGATGAGCTGGATTGAATCTGTAAAAACAGTTAACGAAGAGACTAATACGTTACCAGATTTAACAGAATGGACTTTAGCTGCAAATGGCTTTAGGTTTAAATGGAAAGCTCAAATTACAGAAAGGGTTGAAAAAAGCAAACTTAAATGGAAATCAATAGGAGGTTTACCAACTGAAGGATCAGTAGTTTTCGAAAGTAAAACTGATCAAATCACAGCAGTCAATTTAGCCATAACTTATGAACTACCAAAAATGATTGCTCGGTTTATGGAAGAAAATATTTTAGGCAAAATGGTTACAAACGAATTACAGGCCAATATTGATAGGTTCAAAGATTTAGTTGAAAAGAACTATACAAAAAATTTTTCTAACTAA
- a CDS encoding uroporphyrinogen-III synthase, protein MPKVDLPLDQRNIIITRSKEGILDIKKIFTSKGANVFDLPAISIGDPDDLNPLDEALNQINDFHWIIFSSSNGIKFVDKRLRKFNSSLKECSKKTKIAVVGEKTSKTLDDFGIKADFIPPEFVAESLIDNFPVSGYGLRVFVPRVQTGGRDLIADQFRKAGSRVFEVAAYETRCPESIPEETIDIISNRKVDAIIFSSGKTVVNAAFLLEKKLGKQWLEYFDQIKLLTIGPQTTKICNKIFGRVDSQSQKYTFEGLLDVAINIFS, encoded by the coding sequence ATGCCAAAAGTTGATCTACCTCTTGATCAAAGAAATATAATTATTACTCGATCAAAAGAAGGGATATTGGATATAAAAAAGATATTCACAAGCAAGGGCGCTAATGTATTTGATTTGCCTGCAATAAGTATTGGTGATCCCGATGATTTAAATCCTCTTGACGAAGCATTAAATCAAATAAATGATTTTCATTGGATTATTTTTTCCAGTAGTAATGGGATCAAATTTGTGGATAAAAGACTTAGAAAGTTTAATAGTTCATTAAAAGAATGTTCTAAAAAAACAAAAATCGCCGTAGTCGGAGAAAAAACCTCAAAAACTCTTGATGATTTTGGGATAAAAGCCGATTTCATACCTCCAGAATTTGTTGCTGAAAGTTTAATTGATAATTTTCCAGTATCTGGTTATGGACTTCGAGTTTTTGTACCAAGAGTTCAAACAGGTGGTAGGGATTTAATTGCAGATCAATTTAGAAAGGCTGGTTCTCGTGTATTTGAGGTTGCTGCATATGAAACTAGATGTCCTGAATCAATTCCGGAAGAAACAATTGATATTATTTCTAATCGAAAAGTTGATGCAATTATTTTCTCAAGCGGTAAAACCGTAGTAAATGCTGCTTTTTTACTAGAAAAAAAACTTGGTAAACAATGGTTAGAATATTTTGATCAAATTAAGTTATTAACTATTGGACCTCAGACAACAAAAATATGTAACAAGATTTTTGGAAGAGTTGATAGTCAGTCACAAAAATATACTTTTGAAGGACTACTAGATGTAGCAATTAATATTTTTAGTTAG
- the rbfA gene encoding 30S ribosome-binding factor RbfA: MPNNYRIAKVSSLLKKEITLILQNDLENDLIRDHFINISKIDLSGDLQHCKIYITSTAKEKVRKEIVENLNTAKSSIRHSLGKRIEMRRVPEIIFKDDVVLDKGLSVLKLLDELKNKNQNNNVEGKDAKS; this comes from the coding sequence ATGCCAAATAATTACCGTATTGCAAAAGTTTCTTCTCTTTTGAAGAAAGAAATAACACTTATTTTGCAGAATGATTTAGAAAATGATCTTATTAGAGATCATTTCATCAATATTTCTAAGATTGATTTATCAGGTGATTTGCAACACTGTAAAATTTACATAACTTCAACTGCAAAAGAGAAAGTGAGGAAAGAGATTGTGGAAAACTTGAATACTGCTAAAAGCTCTATAAGGCATAGTTTAGGAAAAAGAATTGAGATGAGAAGAGTTCCAGAGATAATTTTTAAAGACGATGTTGTTCTTGATAAAGGATTATCAGTCTTGAAACTTCTCGATGAATTAAAAAATAAAAATCAAAATAATAATGTTGAGGGTAAGGATGCCAAAAGTTGA
- a CDS encoding DUF751 family protein has protein sequence MGEFFSNVARYPKYLISIIVGGLVALLEPLFKNRSNPLTIVGLISSVLSAFITVYFVLQAMTNPINLQP, from the coding sequence ATGGGCGAATTTTTCTCTAATGTTGCGAGATATCCAAAGTATTTGATATCTATCATTGTTGGTGGACTTGTTGCTTTGCTTGAACCTTTATTCAAGAATAGATCAAATCCACTCACAATAGTAGGTTTGATATCTTCTGTCTTAAGTGCTTTCATAACTGTTTATTTTGTCTTGCAAGCGATGACAAACCCAATAAATTTACAACCATAA
- a CDS encoding glutathione S-transferase family protein — protein MITLYQFRHSAFCLKTRMALHAKKLQYRVEEVTPGIGQFEIFKISGQKQVPVIVDSNDQVINDSSTICEYIDKKNENNPLFPENPILFAQCKLIEDWADTTMATTCRKALIKSAIENPRLRTALLPDEIPSSVKSIVDKLPFENLSKISNVVLSSKDNLELQKLLEALSKSLINKKYLVGDSLSIADISIAAQLSLLKFPKSAGPILSGEGSQEYINNPYLENLFIWRNNLEEYLFSANSQ, from the coding sequence ATGATTACATTATATCAATTTAGGCATAGTGCTTTTTGTTTAAAAACAAGAATGGCGCTTCATGCAAAAAAACTACAATATCGAGTTGAAGAAGTAACACCTGGAATAGGCCAATTTGAAATTTTTAAAATATCAGGTCAAAAACAAGTGCCTGTAATAGTCGATAGTAATGATCAAGTTATTAATGACTCTTCAACTATTTGCGAATACATAGATAAAAAAAATGAAAACAATCCACTCTTTCCTGAGAATCCAATATTATTTGCACAATGCAAACTAATTGAAGACTGGGCAGATACTACAATGGCTACAACTTGTAGAAAAGCTTTAATAAAATCTGCAATAGAAAATCCACGGCTAAGAACTGCATTACTTCCAGATGAAATACCTTCTTCAGTTAAAAGTATTGTTGATAAATTACCTTTTGAAAATCTTAGTAAAATTTCTAATGTAGTTTTGTCTTCTAAAGATAATTTAGAACTCCAAAAATTGCTGGAAGCTTTATCAAAATCCTTGATCAACAAGAAATATTTAGTTGGAGATAGTTTATCAATTGCAGATATTTCAATTGCTGCTCAATTATCCCTTCTTAAATTTCCAAAGTCTGCAGGACCAATTCTTTCAGGAGAGGGGAGCCAAGAATACATAAACAACCCTTATTTAGAAAATCTTTTCATTTGGAGAAACAACTTAGAAGAATATCTTTTTAGTGCTAACTCTCAATAA
- a CDS encoding POLO box duplicated region, which translates to MKVLLGLILCLIFQGIFLESSFALVDSNVREFLENRLNQWPELYLPNFKLSDTSKDLIYPKWFEGNWLVTSQDIVNDSEEPVIYKVNFFKNDSDLIVGNRAENSESIGKAIFGETLIKVVNDPQSINNQITYLKDDFYIDSRITGRNQIQDDDIFFADELVIQTAHRPGASRINQVETISKFQKCSEEILEVEKSIKPSICGVQYVASYGSKVGDPSIHAIKTNKYKLKFEFIES; encoded by the coding sequence ATGAAAGTTCTTCTTGGATTAATTCTTTGCTTGATTTTTCAAGGAATTTTTTTAGAAAGTTCTTTTGCTCTAGTAGATTCTAACGTACGAGAGTTTTTGGAAAATCGTTTAAATCAATGGCCAGAATTATATTTGCCAAATTTTAAATTATCGGATACTTCTAAGGATTTAATTTATCCAAAATGGTTCGAGGGAAATTGGCTTGTTACTTCTCAAGATATAGTTAATGATTCAGAAGAGCCAGTTATTTATAAAGTAAATTTCTTTAAGAATGATTCAGATTTAATTGTTGGTAATCGTGCAGAAAATTCTGAATCTATTGGAAAAGCAATATTTGGTGAAACCTTAATCAAGGTTGTAAATGATCCTCAATCTATTAATAATCAAATTACTTATTTAAAAGATGATTTTTATATCGATTCAAGAATTACAGGGAGAAATCAGATCCAAGATGATGATATTTTTTTCGCAGATGAGCTAGTTATACAAACAGCACATAGGCCAGGTGCTTCAAGGATTAATCAGGTAGAGACCATTAGTAAATTTCAAAAATGTTCCGAAGAAATATTGGAAGTTGAAAAATCAATCAAACCATCAATTTGTGGAGTGCAATATGTTGCTTCTTATGGTTCAAAAGTTGGTGATCCTTCTATTCATGCTATAAAAACAAATAAATATAAATTGAAGTTTGAATTTATTGAGAGTTAG
- a CDS encoding chlororespiratory reduction protein 7, which produces MSNPLIRASDHYVLLEPDSKEKIVSKQEAILWLKNWLSKTETQTIYQNIEDPDQKFFEELLESTYELEIKLGYVIKWFAVRIEPD; this is translated from the coding sequence ATGTCAAATCCACTAATAAGAGCATCAGATCATTATGTATTATTAGAGCCAGATTCAAAAGAAAAAATTGTATCAAAGCAAGAAGCAATTTTATGGTTAAAGAATTGGCTTAGTAAGACAGAAACACAAACAATATATCAAAATATAGAAGATCCTGATCAGAAATTTTTTGAAGAATTATTGGAAAGCACTTATGAATTAGAAATAAAATTAGGATACGTTATCAAATGGTTTGCAGTAAGAATTGAACCAGATTAA